In Desulfotignum phosphitoxidans DSM 13687, the genomic stretch TTTGAGGTGGCGGACCCGCTGGAGCGAATCGCCCTTTTAGGCGGCCCCACCGGCCAGATTGCATTTATCCTGGGGGTTGAAGACCAGCTGTGTGCGGTCACCAAAACCCTGAAAATGTCCGAACTGGTCAAGACATTTTTTCCTGAAATTTCGGACCTGCCCGGCCCCCGCTCCACCTCCGGCTCCATCAACATCGAGGAACTGATCAAATCCGACCCGGACATCGCCATTGCCGGGGACATCGACGGCGGCATTGTCCTGGAAAAGACCCGGATCCCCGTGGCGTTTCTAGAAGACAGCATGGGGGAAGGAATGAAAGACATTAAAAAGGAAGTCCGGTTTTACGGATATGTGTTCAATACACCGGACCGGGCCGAACGGTATGTGGCCTATCTGGAGCGGTTCACGGCCCTGGTTCTGGAACGGACCCTGGATATCCCCGAACATCAGCGCAAAAAAGTGTTCCAGGGATACAACCCCAGCCACCTGGTGACTCTGGGGGGTGACACCTTTATGCAGGAACGCATCGAGATTGCTGGATGCCTGAACGCCGCTGAAAGCGTGACCACCATCGGCCAGCGCACCGGGCTGCATTCCGGCTTAGGAGAGGTCTCCATGGAGCAGGTCCTGGCCTGGAACCCCGATATTCTGGTGATCAATTACGGCACCCCGGATGACGTGTATGCCGATCCACAGTGGCAGCAGATCCGGGCCGTGACAAACCGGCAGGTGTATCCCCAGCCGGCCGGCGTGTTCATTTTCAACCGGCCCACAGCGGAGTCCGCGGCCGTTTTCCCGTTGTGGCTGGCCGGGATTGCCTACCCGGAAAAATTTTCAGATGTATGCATCCCCTGCCTGGTCAAGGAGTTCTACAAGGAGGTGTTTGACTTTGACCTGACCGATTTCCAGGTGACCCAGGTTCTTGACGGCACCTATGAGACCCGGATCATGAAAGGGGCCAGGCATTAAAGATCAACGGTTTCATATCCAGGGCATGTCCAGCCGCATTTCTCCGGATGCGTGGATCAAAGCCTTCATGGGCCTGCTGGTCCTGGTGATGATCTTTTCCTTAGGAAGCGGCCGGGTGGACATCACATTTGTCCAGACCCTGAAAATTCTGCTGTCCCCGGTGATTCCACTGGCGCCAGATATATCCGACACCCTGTATTCCGTGATTGTGGATGTGCGGCTCCCCCGGATTCTGGCCGGCATGATGGTGGGTGGGGCCCTGGCCGTTTCCGGGGCGTCCTTCCAGGGGGTGTTCCAGAATCCCCTGGTCAGCCCCCATATCCTGGGGGTGGCAGCCGGTGCCGGATTCGGGGCCGCCCTGGCCATTCTGCTGTTCGACAACATCTGGCTGATCCATCTCACCTCGTTTGTGTTCGGCCTGGCCGCCGTGGGCATGGCCTATGCCCTGTCCCGGGTGTACAAAATGACCCCGGTGCTGATGCTGGTGCTGTCCGGCATCGTGGTGGGATCTTTGTTTTCCGCGCTGACCTCTTTTCTGAAATACATTGCCGACCCCATGAACAAGATGCCGGCCATTGTATTCTGGCTGCTGGGATCCCTCAACCATGTGTCGTTCAGGGATATCCTGATCACGGCCCCAGTTTTCATCATCTGCATTTCCGTGCTGCTCGCGATCCGGTGGCGCATCAACCTGCTGGCCATGGGGGATGAGGATGCCCGGACCCTGGGGGTCAACACTGAAGCCCTGAAACTGACCATCATCGTGTGCGCCACCATTGCCACGGCATCGGCCGTGTGTATCAGCGGCATCATCGGGTGGATCGGCATCATGATCCCCCACATCGGACGGCTCATTGTGGGGCCGGACCACAAATACCTGCTGCCCATCTCCCTGGTGATCGGGGCCGCCTACCTGGTGGCCGTGGATACCATCGCCCGGACTGCGTTGACCACGGAAATCCCCATCGGCATCCTCACCGCCATTTTCGGAGCCCCGGTATTTGCCCTGCTGCTTAGAAAAACCCAGAAGGCCGGGTGAGACATGCACGGCAGCGTTGATATCACCGATCTTTCCTTCGGGTACACGGAATCGGAACCGGTTTTTTCGGGCATCGATCTCTCCCTGGCACCGGGCCAGGTGTTCTGCCTGCTGGGACCTAACGGTTCCGGCAAATCCACGCTGCTCAAATGCATCATGCAGGTGCTCACCCCGAACGCCGGCCGGGTGGCCGTGGACGGACAGAATCTGAACGGGTTGAGTGCCAGCCAGATCGCGTCAAAACTGGGATTCGTTCCCCAGTCCCTGGTGTCCGCGTTTCCCTTTACCGTGGCGGAAATCGTTGTGATGGGACGGGCCTCCCAGATCCGCATGACCGCCTCGCCCTCCAAAAAAGACCGGGACCTGGCCATGGCCGCACTGGAACGTATGGGAATCGCCCACCTGGCCCTGCGGCCCTGCCACCAGCTGTCCGGCGGCGAATGGCAGCAGGTACTCATCGCAAGGGCCCTGACCCATTCTCCCCAGGTGCTGCTCCTGGACGAACCCACTTCTCACCTGGATATCGGCAACCAGGTCAAGATCCTGGAGATCGTCAACCGCCTGGCCCAGGACGGCATCACCATCCTCATGGCCTCCCATTTTCCGGACCACGCCTTTTTGACGGCCCACCAGGTGGGGATCCTTAAAAACGGGCGTCTCCTGGCCCTGGGCAATCCCGATGACACCCTGTGCGAATCCGTGCTGTACGACACCTACGGGATCCATATCCGGGTGGTGACCATTGGAAAAGAGGTGAACCGGAAAATCTGTATCCCCGTGCTGCAAGAAATCAACCGCCCGGTCCCTGCCAAGGAGGTATCATGACCTGTCAAGCCCGTATCCGGCCATTGCGCCATCCGCACGCCATTCATCCGCCCGGCATCCATCCCCCTGCCATCCGTCTGGCCGCTGCCGCACCCGGAGTTGTCCGCCGGCGGTTTCCGGTGTGGACACCCGCTGTCTGCCTGGTAGCGATTCTGACGGCATGCCTGTTTCTGCCGGTACTGCTCCCGGCCTGCGCCTCAGCCGGCCCGATTGAAGTGACCGATGCCGCAGGCATCTTGGTGACCCTTGACCAACCTGCGGCCCGGGTGGTGGTGATCGGAGCAGCCCCGTTCATCCCGCTGCACATGTTTTACATGTTTGACCAGGCAACGGACCAGCTGGCGGGATTTGAAGTCCGGGGCCAGGTGACAGATGAATTCCTGGAACTGATCGACCCGGACCTGTCGATGAAACAGACTTTAGCGGCCAATCCCGGCCCGGAGAGCGTGGCCGCCCTGGCACCGGACCTGGTGATCACCAAATCCACGGTGGAAGGACAGGCGGTCCGGACCCTGAAAGCCCTGGGCATTCCGGTGATGCATGTGGGGGCGGAAACCCCGGACATGTTTCTTTCCGATATCCAAAACCTGGGCAAGGTGCTGGGACAGGAACGCCGGGCCGACATCATTGTACAGTTTTACACGGACCACCTGGCACAGATTCAGCAGGCTGTGTCACCGGTCCCGGATCCATCCAGGCCCCGGGTTCTGGTCCTGGAATACAGCAGCCGGGGCAACCGCCAGGCCCTGAACGTACCGGCTCCGGGATGGATCCAGACCCAGCAGGCCGTGATCTGCGGCGGCAATCCGGTCTGGACCGGCAGTGTTTCCGTGCAAGACGGCTGGCAGATCACAGGATTCGAGCAGATCGCGGCCTGGGATCCGGACAAAATTTTTCTCATCGTGTGGTACCAACTCAAAGGCATTGAGGTGCTGGATTCTTTGTATCAGGATCCCAAATGGGCCTCCCTGTCTGCAGTGAAACAACATGAACTGCACCTGTTTCCCCAGGACATTTTCGGATGGGATTCCGCCAGTCCCCGGTGGATTCTGGGGGCCTTGTGGATGGCAAAAAAAACATATCCGGACAGATTTACGGACCTGGACATGTCCCGGACTGTCACGGCATTTTATACGCAGATGTATGGTCTGGACCCGGAAACCATTGCCACCCGCCTGATGCCGGACACCCTGAGATAAATGAATGGAAGATGAATACATTGGAATGCAATGGATGAAACAGGGCAAATGAAAACGGACCGGCTCAAAATCAGGAAAACCGGTATTGTCATGCTGGGAGCCGCCCTGCTGCTGCTGGCCGGGTCCGTGTTTCTAGGCCGGTTTCCCGCCCCTTACGTCACAAGCCTGTCCGATCTCATGACCCAGGACCTGGTGCAGCAGGTGGTCTGGCAGATCCGGATCCCCCGGATTTTGAGCGCCTTTGTCACGGGCATGGTGCTGGCGGCTTCGGGCATGGTGTTTCAGATGATTTTCCGCAACCCCATCGTGGATGCCGGGTTTCTGGGCGTTTCCGGCGGCGCCGCCTTCGGGGCCTCTCTGGGCATCGTGCTCCTGGGCGGGTCCATGGCCACCATCCAGGGCAGTGCGGCCCTGTTCGCCGTGCTGGGGCTGGGGTTTTCCTGG encodes the following:
- a CDS encoding ABC transporter substrate-binding protein, translated to MTCQARIRPLRHPHAIHPPGIHPPAIRLAAAAPGVVRRRFPVWTPAVCLVAILTACLFLPVLLPACASAGPIEVTDAAGILVTLDQPAARVVVIGAAPFIPLHMFYMFDQATDQLAGFEVRGQVTDEFLELIDPDLSMKQTLAANPGPESVAALAPDLVITKSTVEGQAVRTLKALGIPVMHVGAETPDMFLSDIQNLGKVLGQERRADIIVQFYTDHLAQIQQAVSPVPDPSRPRVLVLEYSSRGNRQALNVPAPGWIQTQQAVICGGNPVWTGSVSVQDGWQITGFEQIAAWDPDKIFLIVWYQLKGIEVLDSLYQDPKWASLSAVKQHELHLFPQDIFGWDSASPRWILGALWMAKKTYPDRFTDLDMSRTVTAFYTQMYGLDPETIATRLMPDTLR
- a CDS encoding ABC transporter substrate-binding protein; protein product: MTIKKLLWPVVCVVCLIFLFSIYTTGQKKKQTPVQGNTRTITDMKGRTFEVADPLERIALLGGPTGQIAFILGVEDQLCAVTKTLKMSELVKTFFPEISDLPGPRSTSGSINIEELIKSDPDIAIAGDIDGGIVLEKTRIPVAFLEDSMGEGMKDIKKEVRFYGYVFNTPDRAERYVAYLERFTALVLERTLDIPEHQRKKVFQGYNPSHLVTLGGDTFMQERIEIAGCLNAAESVTTIGQRTGLHSGLGEVSMEQVLAWNPDILVINYGTPDDVYADPQWQQIRAVTNRQVYPQPAGVFIFNRPTAESAAVFPLWLAGIAYPEKFSDVCIPCLVKEFYKEVFDFDLTDFQVTQVLDGTYETRIMKGARH
- a CDS encoding FecCD family ABC transporter permease, which gives rise to MSSRISPDAWIKAFMGLLVLVMIFSLGSGRVDITFVQTLKILLSPVIPLAPDISDTLYSVIVDVRLPRILAGMMVGGALAVSGASFQGVFQNPLVSPHILGVAAGAGFGAALAILLFDNIWLIHLTSFVFGLAAVGMAYALSRVYKMTPVLMLVLSGIVVGSLFSALTSFLKYIADPMNKMPAIVFWLLGSLNHVSFRDILITAPVFIICISVLLAIRWRINLLAMGDEDARTLGVNTEALKLTIIVCATIATASAVCISGIIGWIGIMIPHIGRLIVGPDHKYLLPISLVIGAAYLVAVDTIARTALTTEIPIGILTAIFGAPVFALLLRKTQKAG
- a CDS encoding ABC transporter ATP-binding protein; translation: MHGSVDITDLSFGYTESEPVFSGIDLSLAPGQVFCLLGPNGSGKSTLLKCIMQVLTPNAGRVAVDGQNLNGLSASQIASKLGFVPQSLVSAFPFTVAEIVVMGRASQIRMTASPSKKDRDLAMAALERMGIAHLALRPCHQLSGGEWQQVLIARALTHSPQVLLLDEPTSHLDIGNQVKILEIVNRLAQDGITILMASHFPDHAFLTAHQVGILKNGRLLALGNPDDTLCESVLYDTYGIHIRVVTIGKEVNRKICIPVLQEINRPVPAKEVS